Sequence from the Methanosarcina siciliae T4/M genome:
GCGGTCTTCGGGAAGAACTTGAAACAAGAGCCGGAAAAATAGTTGCCCTTCAAAAATCTTTCTCAGACTCGGAAGAAAATATTAAAGACCTTGAAGAAAAGCTCGCCGGAAAAGAAGTCAAACTCAATGAGCTTGAAAAGCTAATCTCCGAAAAGGAAGGTAAACTTGGGGAATTTGGGAGGGAGATCGTTGAAAAAAACGAAAAAATAAGAACTCTCGAGGGTCTCCTTATTACAAAAGATGGAGCTGTAAAGGATCTGGAGAACCAGCTTATTCAGAAAAATGAAGCTGTAAAGGATCTGGAAAACCAGCTTGTTCTGAAAGATGAAGCTATAAAAAAGCTCGAAGCCCTGATTACCCAAAATAGCGGCATCATTGAAGAGCTTAAATCCAGCTTGAAAGAGAAAGAAGAAGTTATAAGCGTTTTTGAGGTCGGAGTTCAGGAAAAAGACTCAAAGCTTCAGGTATTTCTCGAAGAACTTGCCGTTAGGGATGAGGAGATCGGAAAACTTAAGACCGAGCTGATTGGATTCGAAAATGAGAGGAATGACCTTGGTAAGGCTCTCAAAGTAAAAATTGAAGAAATAAAGATGCTTAATGAAAAATTCCCGGCAAAAGAAAGAGCTATGAAAAAACTTGAAGAAAGCATCCGGGTAAAGGATCAGGACCTTAAGACCCTTGCCGAAGAGGTTATTGCAAAGAGTGGGAAAGTAAAGGGATTGGAAGAGAAGCTCACTGCAAAAGAGAGAAAGATAAACACAGTAGAGTCCAGGCTTGCCGCAAGTGAAGAAAAAGCCAGAAAGCTTGAAAAACAACTCTCTGGATATAAAGGAGAAGAAAAACTGGTGGAGCAGCTCCGGGAAAAAGATGAACTAATAAAACAGATCAGATGCACACTTGTAAGCAAAGAAGAAGAAGTTTCCCGGCTCAATGAAGAAAATCGGAAGTACAGGAAGCAGCAGAAACTTGAAGCTGAAGGATTAAGACAGATAGAAGAACAGAAATCCTCAAAGAAATGGTGGAAACGCCTGTAATCCCCTGGATTACTTAAACTCATTTGGTTAAAACCGGTTTATATTGTTTATTCCGGGCCTTTCGGGGCATGTGGTAAGAAAAGAACTGTGAAGCAGGTGAAGGACCATATCAGGGCTGATTTTTCTGAGACTTGTTATCTCCTCAATTATTTCTTCTTCGGTTCTGCCCTGAACCTCCAGCTCTTTTATTTTCTCGAGCACATAGGAAGGTATTACAAAATAATTATTCAGGTCATGCCAGTGCCCGCTGACATCACCCTTTACCAGGTGAATTCCTGAAGAGCCTAAAAACATCTTAATAAATTTTGAAAGCCCTTCATAGGATGAGGCCGGAAGCTGAAGTATTTCAATTCCAGGGCAGGTCTTGACCAGACTGAAGAGGTCCCTATCCGAGGGCCTGAAAGCAAGATGTACTGCCTTTTCTTCATGTTCCAGGCTAAGGATTTCATCCCTGCTGGTTACCACTCTAATACGTATACTACCTAACCCCATTTATGCTCCCACTCCTATAGTAAGCATGAATCATTTATTTAATTTTGTATTTCAGTATTTCGGATCAAATTTCAGTATGTCGGATGAGCGAGCAGGAGGCAGAACCAGCAGAAACGGTGACAGTAAATCTTTTATCTGTTGAATTAACGGCTTCCTACATCATAGAGTTCCTTCTGAACCAGTTGCGAGCCCGGCTGCTATAGCCTGCCCGAAGGAAATACAGCCGTCTCCGCACGGGACACGGCGGTGAGTGAGAAATTCAAAGCCTGCTTCCTTTACAGTTCCTGCAATACAGGAGGTTATATGGTCGTTGTAGGCAACCCCCCCACTCAATCCGACCTTCTCAAAACCTTTTTTCGCGGCAAGGGTGATGGTAATTTCCGCTATTCCTTTTGCAAGGTTTTCTTCCACGGCAAACGCAAGATCCTCAGGGGAATATTTTCCGCCGGAATATTCGTAAACTCCCAGCAGGAGTTCAGTAGTATCAAGTACCGGGGTTCCGGCTTTTCCTTCCTTTTTGAAAACCAGAGGAAGGTCAGGCTTTTGAAGGCTTTTCTTTGCTGCAGATTCAAGCTTCATTGCAGGCTCACCTTCATAGGTCCTTACCTGGCAAATTCCCAGAAGGGCTGCCGCCGCATCCAGCACTCTTCCTGCGCTGCTGCTCACGGTAACGTTTATTTTTCGCCGGAGCTGCTGCGCAACTGCAGAAAACTCCTGCCTGCCCCTGGGGAAGTAAAGAGGCAGCTTTTCCAGTTCTGCTTCTCCAAGCTTCCCGGAAAGCATCCCAAGAACCATTCTGCCAGGAATTTTTACTGCAAGGTCTCCTCCAGGCATGGACTGGGGAAGCAGGTGTCCCAGGCGCTTGTATCCGAAATATGAGGTTCCAAGAATTTCTCCTCCCCAGACCGTGCCGTCCTCCCCGTAACCGACCCCGTCAAGGGCAATTCCCAGAACCCTGGAGTCTTCAGGCAGGGAATTGTCCGCCATCAGGGCAAGGATGTGGGCGTAGTGGTGCTGGATCCGAAGGGCTTTTTCTTCGCCCCTGCTTATTGCAAAACGGGTTGTATTAAAAGAAGGGTGCAGGTCGCAGCCCCATTTGAGGGGTTCTATTCCTGTAAGCTGGACCAGATGCTGGAAAACCTCAGCGTGGTACCTGAAGGTTTCAATATGGCTGGTATTTCCGAGATACTGGGAGATGTAAGCCAGGTTTCCTTTCGCCAGGGTTATTGTCGAGTTCATTTCAGCCCCGATCCCTGCCACTGCTTCAACTTCAAAGGGCAGTCCTATGGGTTCAGGCACAAATCCTCGGGAACGCCGGATAAAAGCCTTCTGTCCGTTAACAACCCGGATAACTGTATCATCATTCCTGTTTGCGATAACCCTGTTATGTAACAGGTGAAAGTCCGCAATCCCTTTAAGTTTTTCAAGCGCTTCTTCATTTTCAATAACCATAGGCCTTCCCGGAAGGTTTGCCGAGGTCATAACATATACAGAATCCGGCACAAGATCGAATAGAAGGTTCTGGGTGCCTGTATAGGGAAGCATGACTCCTATATTGTGCAGGTTCGGAGAAACCGATTCTGCCAGTTTGAAGGCCTTTGATTTGGGAAGCACGGTTATGGGGCGGCGGGAAGAGGTGAGGCATCTCCGGTCTCCATCTCTCGGCTCTGCAAAGGACTCTACAACTGCTGTGTTTTTTGCCATGACCGCAAAAGGCTGCTCCGGGCGCCCGAGCCTTCTTCGAAGCTCTTTTACGGGGTCTTCCTTTCGGGCATTACAGGCAATATGAAAACCTCCGAAGCCCTTGATCGAGAGAATCGAACCCTGCTCGAGAAGGTCGGAAGCTTTTACAATTGCTTCATAATTCTTTTCGAAGACTTTTCCCTGAGCATCCGAAAGCCAGATTTCGGGTCCGCATTCCGGGCAGCAAAAAGGCTGGGCATGGTACCTCCGGTTGAAAGGGTTGGTATATTCCACTTCGCAGTCCTCGCAGAGGGGAAAATCTGCCATTGTAGTATTTTCCCGGTCATAGGGGAGGGTGCGGACTGTTGTGTAACGTGGGCCGCAGTTTGTACAGACTGTAAAAGGATAATGATAGTATCTGGAAGAGGAGTCAAAAATTTCCCTCCTGCATTCTTCACAAATAGCCGTGTCTGGAGGAATTATGGAGTTTTCAAATGTCCCCTCTTCACTCTGGATAATAATGAACTCCGGTAAACCGGAAAAAGAGACGATATTTATTTTGATTTTTTTTATTCTCGCAAGCGGAGGTTTCTTTTCAGGCAGGTTGTTAAGGAAACTTTCAAGGTTTGCCCTTTTGCCCTCGATAAGGATCTCTACGTGGTTTCCAAGGTTTTTCACGTAACCTGAAAGCCCGTGGGATTTTGCAAGCCGATAGATGAAAGGGCGAAAGCCGACACCCTGCACCGTGCCTGTCACATGAAGAAGTCTGGCTTCGTTTTGCATAAGGAAATTAGGATTGATATTTGTCGTTAAAATAACTTTCTGGTAACAGGCTTATAAAAAAAGAATTATCCTGAGTTCAGGTAATTGTAAAATTTGGAAAGATCGTTTTTAAGATAATAATGAACCCGATGATCATCATTAAAAGGGAGATCCGCCAAGCTGCCTGCAGCAGGCGGGCCTGGTTTTCGGGTTCACCTAACTTAAGTACTGCTCTTTCAATCAGATTCGATCGATCGTCGCAAGCTGCCATTCAAATCAAGCTTAATCTTTCATTCTTGCCTTGACTCTCTTTAGCCTGAAGGTGTTTTCCCTTTCCATTTCTTCAAGGGCGAAACGGATGAATTTCATGGTTTCATTGAGTTCGGGAATGACCTTGAATTCAAGAGCGTTAACACGCCTTTTGGTCTTCTCGATTTCATCAAGGAGCCTTTTCATTGTTGTTTCCAGCTCCGCGGCAACAATGATCTTTTCTACAAGGTCCTCGTAAGCATCGGCAGTCTCATCAATGTACGAGTTTGTACCGATAATACCGTAACCCCTCTCGTAGAGGGGTTTGCGGACTCCAGTAGAACTGATCTTTGGCACCACTACACCCATGATGTTATGCCCTGAAAGTTGAATTTCAGGGAATTCCTTAGCTGTAAAGGCAGTTGATTTGACCTCAACCATTCCATTCACAGCACAGGCCAGGTTAATTTTTTCCGTACTTTTTGCGAAGGCAGCATCCAGCTCGGTTCTGACGTTCCTTGCTTCGTTAAGGATTTTGAAGAACTCAAGGATCAGACCGTCTCTTTTCATCTTCAGGAGCTTGTGCCCGCTTTCAGACAGCTTGATCTTTTTCTTGAGCTGGATTAACTCTGACCGAGTTGGTTTTACATCCTGCTGAGCCATGGCAATCACTTAGCCTTTCTGTGTGCCGGGTGATATTTTTCGATATATTTGTTGTCAATCCTACCCAACTGGTTCTCAGGAAGGTGAGTAAGGATCTGCCATCCTATCTCCAGGGTATCCGCTATTGTCCTGTTCTCGTTTCTGCCCTGACGGACAAATTTGTCCTCGAAGAGGTCGGCAAACTCAAGGAACTTGGTGTCTCTTTCGGACAGCGCTTCCTTACCGACGATTGCCACGAGACCTCTCAGGTCACGCCCTTCTGCATAACCTGCGTACATCTGGTCAGAAACCGCCTTGTGGTCTTCCCTTGTCTTGCCTGGTCCGATACCGGAGTTCATCAGCCTTGACAGGGATGGCAGCACATTAATTGGCGGGTAAATACCCTTCCTGTGCAGTTCTCTGGCAACCACGATCTGGCCTTCGGTAATATACCCTGAAAGGTCAGGAATCGGGTGGGTTATGTCGTCACCGGGCATTGAGAGGATAGGAATTTGAGTAACGGATCCCTTGGCACCTTTGACAATACCTGCACGCTCGTAGAGAGTTGCAAGGTCAGTGTACATGTAACCGGGGTAACCACGGCGACCAGGAACTTCGTTACGGGCGGCACCCATCTGACGGAGAGCTTCTGCATAGTTTGTAATGTCAGTCAGGATGACGAGAACATGCATTCCGTGCTCGTATGCCAGGTACTCGGCTGCTGTGAGAGCCATACGCGGAGTGACTATACGTTCGACAGCAGGGTCGTCTGCAAGGTTCAGGAACACAACTGCTCTTTCGAGAGCGCCTGTCTTTTCAAAGTCGCTCATGAAATACTGGGCTTCTTCATTGGTGATACCCATTGCTGCGAAAACCACAGCGAAAGCAGATTCGGACCCTGGCACAGAAGCCTGCCTTGCGATCTGCAGGGCAATTTCATTGTGTGGGAGACCTGATGCTGAGAAGATAGGCAGTTTCTGCCCACGAACCAGCGTGTTTGTCCCGTCGATTGTGGAGATGCCTGTCTGGATAAAGTCTTTTGGAGGCAGCCTGGCGTACGGGTTCATTGCGGCCCCGTTGATGTCCAGCAACTGGTCGGGAACAATCCTAGGTCCGCCGTCCCTTGGGTCTCCGGAACCGGATAGAATCCTGCCGAGAAGGTCGATAGATGCGGGAAGCTTCAGGGTTTCCCCTGTGAAAATCACACCGCATTCCTTGTCAAGCCCACCGGTACCTTCGAAAACCTGAACAACCACAATGTCAGCGGAAGAGTCAAGCACCTGACCCCTACGCATTGTCCCATCAGACATTTTAATGTTAACAATTTCATTGTAACCTACAGGCTCTGTTTTCTCGACAAAGATAAGAGGCCCTGCAATCTGAGTGATTGTCTTATACTCTTTTACCATTGTTACCTACCTCCCAGGGCTGCAAACTCCTTGTCCATTTTTCCAAGGACAGTATTCAAAGAACCTTCGAAGTCTTCTTCGAACTTGACTTTTGGAAGATCGTCCTTTGATTCCATCTTGACAATTTCCGATGCCGGTATACCTGATTTCAGGGCGTCCATTGCAGCGTCTCCCCATTTCATGA
This genomic interval carries:
- a CDS encoding coiled-coil domain-containing protein, with amino-acid sequence MEDPVVARIKNQFDKKGNPAKIPLMSGKQFFESRAEEDGIYVDNLKNQPFLPWKIFSEAVNFLQENGGKVKKGNATNSRLGDPNLDLNTLEGYIASKIYGCKPGDSVFKRITPIASILAWAEICENTRGQLCLLPEQKEQVSESEKAVPIAPKVEKREEKAEIDSLNSQLANRDAELKSLEIKLAESLQKIKEFEGRVAGSDREISGLREELETRAGKIVALQKSFSDSEENIKDLEEKLAGKEVKLNELEKLISEKEGKLGEFGREIVEKNEKIRTLEGLLITKDGAVKDLENQLIQKNEAVKDLENQLVLKDEAIKKLEALITQNSGIIEELKSSLKEKEEVISVFEVGVQEKDSKLQVFLEELAVRDEEIGKLKTELIGFENERNDLGKALKVKIEEIKMLNEKFPAKERAMKKLEESIRVKDQDLKTLAEEVIAKSGKVKGLEEKLTAKERKINTVESRLAASEEKARKLEKQLSGYKGEEKLVEQLREKDELIKQIRCTLVSKEEEVSRLNEENRKYRKQQKLEAEGLRQIEEQKSSKKWWKRL
- the hypF gene encoding carbamoyltransferase HypF, with the translated sequence MQNEARLLHVTGTVQGVGFRPFIYRLAKSHGLSGYVKNLGNHVEILIEGKRANLESFLNNLPEKKPPLARIKKIKINIVSFSGLPEFIIIQSEEGTFENSIIPPDTAICEECRREIFDSSSRYYHYPFTVCTNCGPRYTTVRTLPYDRENTTMADFPLCEDCEVEYTNPFNRRYHAQPFCCPECGPEIWLSDAQGKVFEKNYEAIVKASDLLEQGSILSIKGFGGFHIACNARKEDPVKELRRRLGRPEQPFAVMAKNTAVVESFAEPRDGDRRCLTSSRRPITVLPKSKAFKLAESVSPNLHNIGVMLPYTGTQNLLFDLVPDSVYVMTSANLPGRPMVIENEEALEKLKGIADFHLLHNRVIANRNDDTVIRVVNGQKAFIRRSRGFVPEPIGLPFEVEAVAGIGAEMNSTITLAKGNLAYISQYLGNTSHIETFRYHAEVFQHLVQLTGIEPLKWGCDLHPSFNTTRFAISRGEEKALRIQHHYAHILALMADNSLPEDSRVLGIALDGVGYGEDGTVWGGEILGTSYFGYKRLGHLLPQSMPGGDLAVKIPGRMVLGMLSGKLGEAELEKLPLYFPRGRQEFSAVAQQLRRKINVTVSSSAGRVLDAAAALLGICQVRTYEGEPAMKLESAAKKSLQKPDLPLVFKKEGKAGTPVLDTTELLLGVYEYSGGKYSPEDLAFAVEENLAKGIAEITITLAAKKGFEKVGLSGGVAYNDHITSCIAGTVKEAGFEFLTHRRVPCGDGCISFGQAIAAGLATGSEGTL
- a CDS encoding DUF1699 family protein translates to MGLGSIRIRVVTSRDEILSLEHEEKAVHLAFRPSDRDLFSLVKTCPGIEILQLPASSYEGLSKFIKMFLGSSGIHLVKGDVSGHWHDLNNYFVIPSYVLEKIKELEVQGRTEEEIIEEITSLRKISPDMVLHLLHSSFLTTCPERPGINNINRF
- a CDS encoding ATP synthase subunit B; protein product: MVKEYKTITQIAGPLIFVEKTEPVGYNEIVNIKMSDGTMRRGQVLDSSADIVVVQVFEGTGGLDKECGVIFTGETLKLPASIDLLGRILSGSGDPRDGGPRIVPDQLLDINGAAMNPYARLPPKDFIQTGISTIDGTNTLVRGQKLPIFSASGLPHNEIALQIARQASVPGSESAFAVVFAAMGITNEEAQYFMSDFEKTGALERAVVFLNLADDPAVERIVTPRMALTAAEYLAYEHGMHVLVILTDITNYAEALRQMGAARNEVPGRRGYPGYMYTDLATLYERAGIVKGAKGSVTQIPILSMPGDDITHPIPDLSGYITEGQIVVARELHRKGIYPPINVLPSLSRLMNSGIGPGKTREDHKAVSDQMYAGYAEGRDLRGLVAIVGKEALSERDTKFLEFADLFEDKFVRQGRNENRTIADTLEIGWQILTHLPENQLGRIDNKYIEKYHPAHRKAK
- a CDS encoding V-type ATP synthase subunit D, which encodes MAQQDVKPTRSELIQLKKKIKLSESGHKLLKMKRDGLILEFFKILNEARNVRTELDAAFAKSTEKINLACAVNGMVEVKSTAFTAKEFPEIQLSGHNIMGVVVPKISSTGVRKPLYERGYGIIGTNSYIDETADAYEDLVEKIIVAAELETTMKRLLDEIEKTKRRVNALEFKVIPELNETMKFIRFALEEMERENTFRLKRVKARMKD